The window TCATTTGGACCAAGATCTTCGTAATCTTGATTTTTATTTATATGGAAAATTGAATCACGAACCAATCACCTTAAGTTCAAATTTTTTCTTTGTAGAAGATAAGATGACTTATGAATCTTTAAGATTGGAAGGTGAACTCCAATTTCAAAATTTAAAAGGTATCGATTTACACGATATTTTAATCATTTTTACAAGAGGTGATTTACGATTTGTAAAAACAACAGGTACGATCCCATTTTATAAGCGTGATGAGTCAAAGATTTATGCCGTGATAGACCAATTGCATATTAAAGATTTGGCACTAAAAGATGGAAAAACGTTTGCAGATGGCCATGTATCGACTCTCATGCATTACGATATCAATGAGAGCAAATTTAATTTTGCCAATATCGTGATCGAATGGAAGGGTAAATCGAAACTTTATGCTTCCGGATATGTAAACTTCCTGAAACCTCCATTATCACCGACTGTATCCTTTGAAGCAACATCCGATTATTTAGATGTTCCAAGCATCTTGAAAGTGGCCAAAATTTGGATCGATCCAGATTTTGAAAAATCAATTCTCACTCGTGGATTGCCAAACACTGGTTATGTGAATCGAATGAATGTGTATTTAAATTTTAATTTTCGAAATTTGAACATTGCCGATTTCAAAGCCGATTCCTTAAAGCTCAATGTACATTATGCAAAACGAAAACTCAACATCAATCGCTATGAATTAAAGGTATATGATGGCGTTGTGATTGGTTCCGGCGATTATCGTTGGTCAAATCCAGTTGGTCTTACTTTAAAAGGTGAAATCAAACATGTTTCGATTGCTCCCGTATTGTCTGATATATTTAAAATTTCTCCAATCACTGGGAATATAGATTCTGATTTTATGATTTTTTCTCCTTCTGATTCAGAGGATGGTTTACTTCCGAATTTACAAATCATTGGAAATATCAATGCAAAAAATGGAGAGTTACTCAGTTACACAAACATATTAAAACCAATTAGTTCCATTGGAAGTGTAATCAATTTGAAAAAAATTGATTTTAGTAGAGCGACTCCGTATAACGAATTGAAGTTTGATTTTCAATATGCAAATGAGAATATTGAGATTAAAAATTTTGCTCTAAAAGCAGATGGAATTGCAGGCTCTGGTGGTGGGAAAATTGGTTTCAACAAATCAATCGATATGAAGTTTACGATTGCTTTTCCTGGGGTTGCTGGCAAAGCCTTAAAATTACCAATCATCTATCGAGGAACGTACGGAGTGTCCTCTCCTTTTATTGATCCGATTTGGTTGGGTTCGGTCTATGCTGGAACCATTTTTTTAGCAAGTCCTGCGGGTGCAGCTGTGGGTGGAATTGCAGGCTCTGCAATGTCTGATTATGTGAATCGAGCAGTGGACAATGTCACCACAGGTGTTCAAAAAAGTTGGAAGGGGTTTCGGACAATTTTTGGTGGCAAAGAAGAGGAAGAAAAAACAGAAGAAAAAACCAAAAACTGATTCTTTGGTTTTTTCATTCGTAATCAATAAACCATTTTTACATGATATGTTGGATGGCTTGGCAGACTCCAGAATTTTCAAATTTAAATTCTACGTAAGGTTTATCGGATCTGAGTTCCGATGGTGAAAATTCAAATTGATAGAACATCGAACCACCCTCATAAAAACACATAGATTCCGTTGGAGATATTTCTTCATCACTATCTGAGTAACAACTCGTTTCAATTCCTGTGATGTACAATTCACCCTTTGGTTGTCTCCATTTGCTTGTGGAAATACAAGTGTGTTCATCAACAGAAAATGAAGTCTCTAATGTACCGTCATAATCATGAGATCGTTTTACATTTGGATTGAAGCGAAACAAATCCAACATAATCCAATACCGTTTGGAAGCAGAAAGGATATAAACCATTTTACCTAATTTTTCATCAAATCCACCTTCACCAAATTTAAGAGCAATTAACAACTTTGCTTTATTGTAATCATTGTTTTTGATGATGTCTTTGTAATCATTTGGAATGGCTTTTACAAATTCTTTGAAACCTTCCCCTGCAATTAGTAGATTAGGTGTTGTTTCTAAAGGGGATAAAATCATATCTTGTTTGTCAGCTTTGATTTTAAAACCTAAAGAATTTCCTGATTCTTCAGCAGAAATCGAAACAATAGGATAACTTTCCTCTTTTGTTACATTTCCCATTCCATCCAAAATTTGAATTTTGATTTGGTAATTGGTTTCTGAGTCATGTAAGATCTGATACATTCCAAGTGTTTTCGTTGGATCTAAATTAGGTTCCAATTTTTTTAGTTTGTTCAGAGCCGTAGAACCTGATTCTGCATTGATTAAATACTGAGTTTCAAATCCAGAAACAGAATAAACTCCTTCCTTTGAGAGATATTCGAATACTTTCTCAGACAAATAAGGAAAGTTTTTTAATTTATTGAATTGTCCAACTAATCCTTTAAAGGTGGAAGCTCGTAGTGGGAATCCAGCGATGAATGAGTTCATCAATTCGTTTCTTGCTTCAGTTAATTTTTGTTCGAAATCATTATTCGTTGTGACAGAAGAAATGGCACCTGAATCATTCACTTCATTTAGAAAGGGGTATTTTTTCTTAAGCGAGGTAACATATTGATCTTCTCTCGAAGGATTTTCTGCTAGTTTTAGGATTTGGTACACCTCTTCCATTTTTTGAAATTGATCCTCTGGTTTTGTCATCAAGGAACGAATTAAGAAATGAAAAATACTGAAGTGATTGATCGTAATCGAACTTAGAGTTGATTTAGGTTCAAGGATCAATTGTTTTAATTGATTACTTTCAGTGTATTCCTCATTTGATACAATTAATTTCTTTTTGAGAAGAACAGAGAAATCGGAGGAAGAAGAAGTATAACCACCACCTTCCACATCAAACGCTCGAATGTAACCAAATTCGGTTTTACACTTATGTTTGATTGAAGTAGGGCATTTGATTTGGTATGTTTTGTATACCATATCTTTTTTTTCAAATGATACTAGAGCAAGAACTTGCACGGAATCTGAGTCACTAATGGTCCCAATTTTTTCAGCTAATGGTTCTTCTGTTTGTAAAACATCAATTGTATCTTTTGTATCGATAAAAAATATTTTTTTGGGAACAGTGAAGTTTTCTACTTTTTTTTTGCTGCAGTTCACGAGAACTACAGCTGACAATAAGATCAAGATCCCGAAGGAATTTTGAATTAATTTCATATGGGTGAACCTTTTAATAACTATCCACTACATGGATGTATTCACCGAATAAATATCCTTTTTTACCATCACTTGTTTTGATTTGGTACCAGAAGTCTTCCATCTCTTCCCCTTTACTATTGGTGATAATGTATTTTCTTGGTTCTCTAGAGATAATTTCTACCACAGCATTTCCAGGAAGACCAGTGATCACTTCCGATCTTTCATTCGCTTTGGAACGTAAGTTCAATCGATCCGAAACATTGATGATCGCATATTGTTTTGCTGCTTTCAGTTTTTTTAAATTGGCACTTAAATCAGCTAAATTTGGATGATTTGGATTTGTTTTTTTAAATCGAATGAGAGTAGGAATGACTTGTGCTGGTTTAAAATTGGCAATGGCATCAAAAGCTTCTTTGCTAATTTCTGTGTCAGGGCTTGCTAATAAACTTTCAATCGCTAACAATGATTCGTCGGTTTTAAATTTCCCAGCGCTGTACAAACATGCCATCACAAAATCTTTGTCAGAGTTTGAACAAAATGGTTTTACATACTTCCACTCATCCCATGCATTGATGTTCCCAAGCCCACGAATGGCAGCGAGTTGGGTCGGTTTGTCTTTCCATTCGATTGCATTTCTGAAGATAGGAGCATTTCCACTTCTTCCAACCTTTGACAATCCTTGAACGCTATAAAAACGAATCTTTTCATTTTTATCTTTTGTTCCTTTTTCAAAATAAGATTGTGATTTAGAATTTCCAATTTTTGCTAGTGCTTCTATGGAGGCCTCTCTCACATAAACATCATCGTTGTCGAATGCTTTGTGTAATTCATTGAACCCTGCTTTTAGATCACCTAGGGAGGTGGCAGCTTGGGCGCGAATTTTACTGGATTCCCCTTTTTCCAATTGTTCGGTAACAGGTTTTACATATTTTGTTTCTCCCGATTTACCCATCTCAGCGAGGATGGATATTTTTTCGCTATCACCTGTTGCACTCTTTAGGTCGTCTTTTAAGTCACCGGCATATAATTGGAAACTCAAAGCAAAAATTAGAATTGTTAATAACTTTTTCACGAAACACTCCAGTCGTTGGCATTAGCCAGAATTCAACAACTGTTAAGTAAATTTTTAACTTTGTCAAGGATTCATTCCATGAAAAATGAAACTCAAGTATCTGAGAAAGTTTAATCAGGTATCCGCTTCGTTGCGAATCGGAATCCCTTCTTTTTTTAAGATTTTTAATGCATTTGTCGAACTAGACACTCCTTCTCTGATTTTGTAGTCAAAATCCATTTGCCCGTCTCTTTCTAGTTCGGTGAAGTGGTATCGTTTTGCCCAAGGAATCTCGGTCAGTTTCAAATCATGAGTCGTTAAAAAGACGATACAGTTTTTTTCGCGTAACACAGATAAAATTTCTCGAGTGGCAATGAATCTTTCTTTTGAATTGGTTCCCTTTAAGATTTCATCTAAAAACAAAATTGGAGTTTTATTGGATCCATTTGCATTTTGGATGATTGAAGAAAGTCTCCTAACTTCGGAATAAAAAAAGGAAACTCCATCTTCCATAGAATCTTGGGACCGTATCAAAGTGTGGATTTGAAATTTTGGGGTCTCAAAATTTTTCCCCAAGACAGGCGCACCTGATCCAACAAGTAACAATGACATGGCGATCGAACGTAAATACGTTGTTTTTCCACTCATATTCGAACCAGTGACAATCATTAAATCTCCTGGTTTCATGACAGGTAAGGGATTGAATACTCGATGGGACTGGGAAAGGAGTGGGTGAACCAAAGACTCGGCGTTTAACTTTGTATCGTCCGAGATTTTGGCAAAGTTTGCGTCAGGATTCAAATAGCCAAAATTAATCAAAGGAAGAATAGAATCAATGGTTGTGATTTTGTTTTGTAATTCATTCCAATGGACTAAAAAGTTTTGTTTCCATTTCTGTAAAGATTGGATTTTCCATAGATCCCATAAAAATAATAAATTCAAAATCAAATGGGGAAGGGGAGAGACGAGTAATTCCGAAGAATCTCCTAAATTGGAAATCCTCTTTAGCATTTGTTTGGTGATTTTTCTTTCTTTCGAAAGGAATATAAAAGTTTTTTTGAACAAATTCGATGCGAAACTTAAACTTTTAATTTCCTTCCATATCAAAATGGATTCTTTGCGATAACTCACAAATAAAATTCCATTGAGAAGGATTAATAAGGGAATGAGAGGTAGATCAAATAATAATCCAACTAGAATATAAAGAGGAGAAAACATTCCCCAAATCGGAAAAAACCACCGGAGCCATTTTCGTTTTTTCCAAAAATCAGAGTTTTGACTGACTTGGGGGAGAACAAATTTTTCATTTGGTTCGCCATCCAATACCAAAAACTTACGCATCAGTTGGAAGGGATAATTTCTTTGATTTAATATCTGTTCTACAGAAATTGGATTTGGTTTGAATTCTCCAAAAGGACTCTTTTCTTGCAAAAATTGATGCAAATAAATTTGGAATCCATTGTCTGTAACAGTTGTATCAAACACCCCCAAAAACCCTTGTTTGGTGCAAAGATCCAAATCAATAGAAAGTGGATGGTTTCTTACAAAAACTGGATATTCCCAATGTTCCCTTGTTTTTAGTTTTTTCAAATCTCCAGTGAGTCTAAAGATTTCTCCTTCAATGAATTGGAGTGTTTGCTTAAGAAACTGAAGTTGTTCCTTTCGTAAGGAATACAACCGAACAAGGTATACAAAAGGGAGTAACAGAAATAGAGAGAGACTATATTCGATCCAGGAAAGTTTGGAAAGATAACAATAAACGATAGCAAAGAAAAAAACAAAAAAATGGATGAACCTAAATATTGAAACTCTGCGAAGTCGTTTGGTGAAAAACTGAATTTTGGTTTTGTATTTGTTTTTCCTATGAATTAGGAAAGTATACGTTGGATTAATGGAAAAGAGGTCGTTCGTAATTTTCTTCTTCCCTTCGAGAAATCTCTGTATCGAGCACACGAATGAGACTTCCTAAGTCATTTAATCTCCATTTGTCGATGAGCCGACCTTTCTCGCGACCAGAAAACTTATTCAAATACAGAGTGCCAAAAAGGTCTTCTCCGTACTCATAAGCAACAAAGCGCCCGCTTCGTCTTCCTGTAGAATTTTCCAATCGAATTGTCATGAACGAATACCAAAAATCAGAGAAAAAAAAATAGTACAAGCAAAATTTTTTGCTTCAGGATATTCATTTTTCGGCGATACATATATTGGGGGAAGGCTACCTACCACGGATGGTGGGAACCTTCAAAAACAAATACCCCGGAAACCGGAAAGCACGGAGGCTTGTATGGATTTCTATCCCGAGATGAATTTGGAGTTTAAAAGCTCCTTTGTGAAGACCAACCAGTTTTTAGCCAACACACAAGACGAATCCCTTCTCCCACAAATGGGACTTGCGGCACGTAACCTACTCAACCTCTCCCAAATGACCAAACTCCGCGAAATTCGCGAACGCCATTTGAAAAAAGGACACCAACGCGAAGGGTTCCACTGGGACTAATTGCCTAAATTTCTCTTGACCATCTGAAAGTAGGGTCTATCATAAAGACCGCTTTTAGATGGAGAGATATGGCAAATAACCTAGCAGAAGTTTATAAGGAATCCGCAGAAAAATTTGGTCCAAGACCAGCATTTTGGTATAAAAATGCAGAAAAGGATTACCAGGCCCTAACCTATAAACAACTTTACGAAGATGGTATCGCACTTGCAGAAGCCCTAATTGATTTAGGTGTGAAAGCGAGAGAACATGTTGGCGTTCTTGCTGACAACCGTGTCGAGTGGATCATTGCCGATTGTGCCGTGTTAACTGCTGGAGCGGCCAATGTCCCTCGTGGTTCTGACATCACAGATTCGGAAATCGTTTACATTTTAAACCACTCGGAAGCCAAAATTGTTTTTTTAGAAAACGATAAGGTTTACGAAAAATTCAAAAATAACAAATCCCAGGTGAAATCGGTAAAAACCGTCAT of the Leptospira biflexa serovar Patoc strain 'Patoc 1 (Paris)' genome contains:
- a CDS encoding AsmA family protein → MKLTLRDTIKGVIGKTLLTFIFVISMTMFFILYPLLADPDYYKNLILESTYKLTELNVNYKSSEPVFFPFPGIELNEVTVSKADDEIIHVNKLRIEIYYGVFIGKSLELRKIYLNTGTVEITREKDESFPLFERLSSQPNPDPKKKTKNEIESLDSNTEETPTELYFSKTFVNFVNQIEIKNITILFEDKLYSRNINLYLWETTLHLDQDLRNLDFYLYGKLNHEPITLSSNFFFVEDKMTYESLRLEGELQFQNLKGIDLHDILIIFTRGDLRFVKTTGTIPFYKRDESKIYAVIDQLHIKDLALKDGKTFADGHVSTLMHYDINESKFNFANIVIEWKGKSKLYASGYVNFLKPPLSPTVSFEATSDYLDVPSILKVAKIWIDPDFEKSILTRGLPNTGYVNRMNVYLNFNFRNLNIADFKADSLKLNVHYAKRKLNINRYELKVYDGVVIGSGDYRWSNPVGLTLKGEIKHVSIAPVLSDIFKISPITGNIDSDFMIFSPSDSEDGLLPNLQIIGNINAKNGELLSYTNILKPISSIGSVINLKKIDFSRATPYNELKFDFQYANENIEIKNFALKADGIAGSGGGKIGFNKSIDMKFTIAFPGVAGKALKLPIIYRGTYGVSSPFIDPIWLGSVYAGTIFLASPAGAAVGGIAGSAMSDYVNRAVDNVTTGVQKSWKGFRTIFGGKEEEEKTEEKTKN
- a CDS encoding HEAT repeat domain-containing protein → MKKLLTILIFALSFQLYAGDLKDDLKSATGDSEKISILAEMGKSGETKYVKPVTEQLEKGESSKIRAQAATSLGDLKAGFNELHKAFDNDDVYVREASIEALAKIGNSKSQSYFEKGTKDKNEKIRFYSVQGLSKVGRSGNAPIFRNAIEWKDKPTQLAAIRGLGNINAWDEWKYVKPFCSNSDKDFVMACLYSAGKFKTDESLLAIESLLASPDTEISKEAFDAIANFKPAQVIPTLIRFKKTNPNHPNLADLSANLKKLKAAKQYAIINVSDRLNLRSKANERSEVITGLPGNAVVEIISREPRKYIITNSKGEEMEDFWYQIKTSDGKKGYLFGEYIHVVDSY
- a CDS encoding MutS-related protein, giving the protein MYSLRKEQLQFLKQTLQFIEGEIFRLTGDLKKLKTREHWEYPVFVRNHPLSIDLDLCTKQGFLGVFDTTVTDNGFQIYLHQFLQEKSPFGEFKPNPISVEQILNQRNYPFQLMRKFLVLDGEPNEKFVLPQVSQNSDFWKKRKWLRWFFPIWGMFSPLYILVGLLFDLPLIPLLILLNGILFVSYRKESILIWKEIKSLSFASNLFKKTFIFLSKERKITKQMLKRISNLGDSSELLVSPLPHLILNLLFLWDLWKIQSLQKWKQNFLVHWNELQNKITTIDSILPLINFGYLNPDANFAKISDDTKLNAESLVHPLLSQSHRVFNPLPVMKPGDLMIVTGSNMSGKTTYLRSIAMSLLLVGSGAPVLGKNFETPKFQIHTLIRSQDSMEDGVSFFYSEVRRLSSIIQNANGSNKTPILFLDEILKGTNSKERFIATREILSVLREKNCIVFLTTHDLKLTEIPWAKRYHFTELERDGQMDFDYKIREGVSSSTNALKILKKEGIPIRNEADT